One region of Myxococcus fulvus genomic DNA includes:
- a CDS encoding SDR family NAD(P)-dependent oxidoreductase: MKLISNSAIVTGAAQGIGKGIAERLMREGTHVLLFGRTQSTLDATAEELNRVAEGRARAVPFAGDVTQAKDVARGIEFAERELGLPGILVNNAGTVTMSLLVDLEEDTFDQVMTVNLKGPFLFMKAFARALLQAKKPGAVVNISSLAQLGMTEGMAHYCASKAGLAHLSRVAALELGRHGIRVNVVAPGVILTPLVENAGFVERMRGEFLARTPLGKPCGLPSDIASAVAYLCSEDSSWITGETISVDGGNHLRGMQNYWAGMNPPG; this comes from the coding sequence GTGAAACTCATATCGAATAGCGCGATTGTGACAGGGGCGGCACAAGGTATCGGGAAGGGAATCGCCGAGCGCCTGATGCGAGAGGGGACCCACGTGCTCCTCTTCGGTCGGACCCAGTCGACCCTGGACGCGACCGCCGAGGAGCTCAACCGCGTCGCGGAGGGGCGGGCGCGGGCGGTGCCCTTCGCCGGCGACGTGACCCAGGCGAAGGATGTGGCTCGGGGCATCGAGTTCGCCGAGCGTGAGCTGGGGCTGCCGGGAATCCTGGTGAACAACGCCGGGACGGTGACGATGTCGCTGCTGGTGGACCTGGAGGAGGACACCTTCGACCAGGTGATGACCGTGAACCTGAAGGGGCCATTCCTCTTCATGAAGGCCTTCGCGCGCGCGCTGCTCCAGGCGAAGAAGCCCGGCGCGGTGGTGAACATCTCCTCCCTGGCGCAGCTCGGCATGACGGAGGGCATGGCGCACTACTGCGCCTCCAAGGCGGGGCTCGCGCACCTGTCGAGGGTCGCCGCGCTGGAGCTCGGAAGGCATGGCATCCGGGTGAACGTGGTGGCGCCGGGCGTCATCCTCACGCCCCTGGTGGAGAACGCGGGGTTCGTGGAGCGCATGCGCGGTGAGTTCCTCGCGAGGACGCCGCTGGGCAAGCCCTGCGGTCTCCCCTCCGACATCGCCAGCGCCGTCGCCTACCTGTGCAGCGAGGACTCGTCCTGGATCACCGGAGAGACGATCTCCGTGGATGGAGGCAACCACCTCCGGGGGATGCAGAACTACTGGGCGGGGATGAATCCGCCCGGGTGA
- a CDS encoding N-acyl amino acid synthase FeeM domain-containing protein, with the protein MTCRHWHWRWRVAATQKELDAVARIRWAVFGGELGLLSEQSAVSRREVTCVDTLDTTVHVLVYAGDEPVATMRVALPNAEVAANLGGKVGLEMEQRVDLSGLLQPGRLVAEPSRFCVLPQWRRSEAVTWLQAGMYAESRRRGVTHWIASANLETDSAEDARLSWLVAARRGWLSPHWRVSIPDTCHAPARPRSPFYTPEERARAAQGQWDGLRLPRAPALFARTMGARFIAEPLYDTYFQWFTLPLVMALDEIPTDSLARFHALEHGVSLAA; encoded by the coding sequence ATGACGTGCAGACACTGGCACTGGCGTTGGCGTGTCGCCGCCACCCAGAAGGAACTCGATGCCGTGGCGCGCATCCGCTGGGCGGTCTTCGGCGGTGAGCTGGGCTTGTTGTCCGAGCAGTCCGCGGTGTCCCGGCGGGAGGTGACGTGTGTCGACACGCTCGACACCACGGTGCACGTGCTCGTCTATGCCGGTGATGAGCCGGTGGCGACGATGCGCGTGGCGCTGCCCAACGCGGAGGTGGCGGCGAACCTGGGAGGGAAGGTGGGGCTCGAGATGGAGCAGCGGGTGGACCTCTCGGGGCTGCTCCAACCGGGGCGGTTGGTCGCGGAGCCCTCACGCTTCTGTGTGTTGCCACAGTGGCGGCGCTCGGAGGCCGTCACGTGGCTGCAGGCGGGCATGTACGCGGAGAGCCGGCGGCGCGGTGTGACGCACTGGATTGCGTCCGCGAACCTGGAGACGGACTCGGCCGAGGACGCGCGCCTCTCCTGGTTGGTGGCTGCCCGACGCGGCTGGCTGAGCCCCCACTGGCGCGTCTCCATCCCCGACACGTGTCACGCCCCGGCACGGCCCCGCAGTCCCTTCTACACGCCCGAGGAGCGGGCCAGGGCGGCGCAGGGGCAGTGGGACGGGCTGCGGCTGCCCCGGGCGCCCGCGCTCTTCGCCAGGACGATGGGCGCGCGCTTCATCGCCGAGCCCCTCTACGACACGTATTTCCAGTGGTTCACGCTGCCGCTCGTCATGGCGCTCGATGAGATTCCGACGGACTCCCTGGCGCGCTTCCACGCGCTGGAGCACGGCGTGAGCCTGGCCGCCTAG
- a CDS encoding iron-containing redox enzyme family protein, whose translation MHTQTENHVGANWLAALDAEARGLVAAVDAQPDARSLLAGTLDKEGYIHFLIQTYHYARWSTPILAEAGVRLRQQGRLPELATLLIQKGEEERGHDRWLLSDLKNLGCSEESVEAAARSPAVKAYTGWNFFTSRAGVATAALGTAYVLEYLSQTRAGVWAERLREVSTIPNIHKSVTFLRSHGALDGDHVAEMERLFAGLSEPEDQEAILFSARVARCVYPRIFRQGGDLTT comes from the coding sequence GTGCACACCCAGACGGAGAATCACGTGGGAGCGAATTGGTTGGCGGCGCTGGACGCGGAGGCGCGAGGACTGGTGGCGGCGGTGGACGCGCAGCCCGACGCTCGGAGCCTCCTCGCGGGCACCCTCGACAAGGAGGGCTACATCCACTTCCTCATCCAGACGTACCACTACGCCCGTTGGAGTACGCCCATCCTCGCGGAGGCGGGTGTGCGGCTCAGGCAGCAGGGCCGGCTCCCGGAGCTGGCGACGCTGCTCATCCAGAAGGGCGAGGAGGAGCGGGGGCATGACCGGTGGCTGCTGTCGGACCTGAAGAACCTGGGGTGCTCGGAGGAGTCCGTGGAGGCGGCGGCGCGCAGCCCCGCGGTGAAGGCCTATACGGGGTGGAACTTCTTCACCTCTCGCGCGGGCGTTGCGACGGCGGCGCTGGGGACCGCGTACGTGCTGGAGTACCTGTCACAGACGCGGGCAGGCGTGTGGGCCGAGCGACTGAGGGAGGTGTCCACCATCCCCAACATCCACAAGTCGGTGACGTTCCTGCGCAGCCACGGGGCGCTGGACGGGGACCACGTGGCGGAGATGGAGCGGCTCTTCGCGGGCCTGTCGGAGCCGGAGGACCAGGAGGCGATCCTCTTCTCGGCCCGCGTCGCGCGGTGCGTCTACCCGCGCATCTTCCGTCAGGGCGGTGACCTCACGACGTAG
- a CDS encoding helix-turn-helix transcriptional regulator, with protein sequence MFNPTDFNTRELVVRDNAIIALSSQRSVPKALEASRTSMLEFVQADAMALCLMRLTPTLDFRWHVPGHRIPILEEYAGLVDHDFLRDPILAQPGVPICDTQLISRRDYERTLIYQRSRELEQPLEHIMAVLVPIRPGLVGALAFYRHQRSPFPTQSVTALASVTRHFANTLGNCQDFQDMTAGAQLLQELYQRDDSAFIILEPPRREVFRSQHATYLLERWFTPSEIHASGLPFVFKEQLDALVRMTPDERLGKNLWVANHPDGYRTCRFIELPANDAPRQWALLLTELPHSIPLPLHMQRELTSRELDIAKGVLRNWSNGQIADDLKISDQTVKTHVRNLFGKLGVDDRADFLYQLALLSKPV encoded by the coding sequence ATGTTCAATCCGACGGACTTCAACACTCGAGAGCTCGTGGTCCGGGACAACGCAATCATCGCGCTCAGCAGCCAGCGCTCCGTCCCCAAAGCCCTCGAGGCGAGCCGCACGTCGATGCTCGAGTTCGTCCAGGCCGACGCCATGGCGCTGTGCCTCATGCGCTTGACGCCTACGCTCGACTTCCGCTGGCACGTCCCCGGCCACCGCATCCCCATCCTCGAGGAGTACGCCGGACTGGTCGACCATGACTTCCTCCGGGACCCCATCCTCGCCCAGCCCGGCGTGCCCATCTGCGACACGCAACTGATCTCACGCCGGGACTACGAGCGCACCCTCATCTACCAACGCAGCCGGGAGCTGGAGCAGCCCCTGGAACACATCATGGCCGTCCTCGTGCCCATCCGCCCGGGCCTCGTCGGCGCCCTCGCGTTCTACCGGCACCAGCGCTCCCCCTTCCCCACCCAGAGCGTCACCGCCCTCGCCAGCGTCACCCGGCACTTCGCCAACACCCTGGGCAACTGCCAGGACTTCCAGGACATGACGGCTGGCGCGCAGTTGCTCCAGGAACTCTACCAGCGCGACGACTCCGCCTTCATCATCCTGGAGCCGCCCAGGCGCGAGGTGTTCCGCTCCCAGCACGCCACCTACCTGCTGGAGCGCTGGTTCACGCCTTCGGAGATCCACGCCTCCGGGCTCCCGTTCGTCTTCAAGGAGCAGTTGGACGCCCTGGTCCGGATGACTCCAGACGAGCGGCTCGGCAAGAACCTCTGGGTCGCCAATCATCCCGACGGTTACCGCACGTGCCGGTTCATCGAGCTGCCCGCCAATGACGCCCCCCGCCAGTGGGCCCTCCTCTTGACCGAGCTCCCCCACTCCATCCCCCTCCCTCTGCACATGCAACGCGAGCTCACCTCCCGCGAGCTCGACATCGCGAAGGGTGTGCTCCGCAACTGGTCCAACGGACAGATCGCCGATGACCTCAAGATCTCCGACCAGACGGTGAAGACCCACGTGCGCAACCTCTTCGGCAAGCTGGGCGTCGACGACCGCGCCGACTTCCTCTACCAGCTCGCCCTCCTCAGCAAGCCGGTGTGA
- a CDS encoding serine hydrolase domain-containing protein, which translates to MHRQIVAALFCVLVAVPLAAPAASPELKTRLDAQLKLNRERYGIAGQAVLIRHNGQLVYQASNGEKDIERHAPVSTDTVFNAYSLAKLLASVLVMQLVEQGRVELDAPASRYLPDLPVAWKAISVRHFLEHSSGVPEYFENHEGALVSKGHAGLAPTLEAAFAGLADAPMQFATGSSNRYTQTNFLVLTALLQAHYRQPYAAIVRQRILKPLGLRNTWLGPAGVPAARLATAYIGKDGALQREDDVAWPAYALGHASLHTTVGELDRFLQALAAGKLVRRATLQTLLQPRKLSTGRDSGFVSGWEFGQSGDYRQMSHDGGTRVRARLLFKDSLAGDTWTFVYFTNGSVRNVWSRTLVDSTMAQVAPRLFPRETLSERLFTHALADDGADDTALKTWLRDGSGVASEELERAINGAGYAIRENLGARPALKVFTLNTALHPESANAWDSLAECHAALGDAAIAAELYAKSRQLAEAAKAKP; encoded by the coding sequence ATGCATCGCCAGATTGTCGCCGCGCTCTTCTGCGTGCTCGTCGCAGTTCCGTTGGCTGCTCCGGCGGCGAGTCCGGAGCTGAAGACTCGCCTCGACGCGCAACTGAAGCTCAACCGCGAGCGCTATGGTATCGCCGGGCAGGCCGTGCTGATCCGCCACAACGGTCAGCTCGTCTATCAAGCGTCGAATGGCGAGAAGGACATTGAGCGCCACGCGCCTGTCTCGACCGATACCGTGTTCAACGCCTATTCGCTGGCCAAGCTGCTGGCCAGCGTGCTGGTGATGCAACTGGTCGAGCAGGGCCGTGTCGAGCTGGATGCGCCCGCCAGCCGCTACCTGCCCGACCTGCCCGTCGCGTGGAAGGCGATCAGCGTGCGCCACTTCCTGGAGCACAGCTCCGGTGTGCCGGAGTACTTCGAGAATCACGAAGGGGCCCTGGTATCGAAGGGGCATGCGGGGCTTGCTCCCACGCTGGAGGCAGCGTTCGCGGGGCTGGCGGACGCCCCGATGCAGTTCGCCACCGGCAGCAGCAATCGTTACACGCAGACCAACTTCCTGGTGCTGACCGCGTTGCTGCAAGCGCACTATCGTCAGCCCTATGCGGCCATCGTGCGCCAGCGCATCCTGAAACCACTGGGCCTGCGCAACACCTGGCTGGGGCCCGCTGGTGTGCCCGCCGCGCGCCTGGCGACGGCGTACATCGGCAAGGATGGCGCCCTGCAACGGGAGGACGATGTCGCCTGGCCCGCCTATGCGCTGGGGCATGCCAGCCTGCACACCACCGTCGGAGAGCTCGACCGCTTCCTGCAGGCGCTGGCCGCCGGCAAGCTGGTGCGTCGGGCGACGCTCCAGACGCTGCTGCAGCCGCGGAAGCTCAGCACGGGCCGCGACAGTGGGTTTGTCAGTGGCTGGGAGTTCGGGCAGAGCGGCGATTATCGGCAGATGAGCCACGACGGTGGCACTCGCGTGCGTGCACGCCTGTTGTTCAAGGACTCGTTGGCGGGTGACACCTGGACGTTCGTCTATTTCACCAACGGCAGCGTGCGCAACGTCTGGTCACGCACGCTGGTGGACAGCACCATGGCGCAGGTGGCGCCACGGTTGTTTCCGCGAGAGACGCTGTCCGAGCGCCTGTTCACCCATGCCCTCGCTGATGACGGCGCCGACGACACGGCGTTGAAGACCTGGTTGCGCGACGGCAGCGGCGTCGCCTCGGAGGAGTTGGAGCGCGCCATCAACGGCGCCGGCTATGCCATCCGTGAGAACCTCGGCGCCCGCCCGGCGCTGAAGGTGTTCACCCTCAACACCGCGCTTCATCCGGAGTCGGCCAATGCCTGGGACAGTCTGGCCGAATGCCACGCCGCGCTGGGCGATGCGGCAATCGCGGCGGAGCTGTACGCGAAGTCGCGGCAACTGGCCGAGGCCGCGAAGGCGAAGCCGTAA